A window from Shimia isoporae encodes these proteins:
- a CDS encoding adenosine deaminase, which yields MSVADLPKVELHLHHEGAAPPAFIKQLAHEKNVDLSKVFTADGGYAFENFVHFLSVYEAASSVLTGPEEFARLTTAILEESAANGVVYTESFLSPDFCGGGDVGAWREYLAAIEEAASAAEAKHGITLRGVITAVRHFGPEKSRASSLCAAETAGDFVTGFGMGGDEGQFSQGAFSYAFEQAKEAGLRLTTHAGEFGGPESVWDAIKDLNVERIGHGVRAMEDPDLVKELAARQVTLEVCPGSNVVLGLFPDFVSHPIQKLRDAGVKVTVSTDDPPFFHTTMRREYEELEKAFGWTEEDFRALNATALDAAFCDAETKKTVAERLEKI from the coding sequence GAAAAGAACGTGGACCTGAGCAAGGTTTTCACGGCGGATGGCGGATATGCGTTCGAGAACTTTGTGCATTTTCTCAGCGTTTATGAGGCGGCAAGTTCCGTTTTGACCGGACCTGAGGAGTTCGCGCGGCTGACAACCGCTATTCTGGAAGAGAGCGCTGCGAACGGGGTGGTTTACACCGAGAGTTTCCTGAGCCCTGATTTCTGTGGCGGTGGCGATGTCGGAGCATGGCGCGAATACCTCGCGGCTATTGAGGAAGCGGCATCGGCGGCCGAAGCCAAGCACGGTATCACGTTGCGCGGCGTGATCACTGCGGTGCGCCACTTTGGGCCGGAGAAATCCCGCGCCTCGTCATTGTGTGCAGCGGAAACAGCGGGTGACTTCGTCACCGGATTTGGGATGGGCGGCGACGAAGGCCAGTTCAGCCAAGGCGCGTTCTCCTATGCATTTGAGCAGGCCAAGGAAGCCGGTTTGCGTTTGACCACCCATGCGGGGGAGTTTGGCGGACCAGAGAGCGTATGGGACGCGATCAAGGACCTGAATGTCGAGCGGATCGGACACGGTGTACGTGCGATGGAAGACCCCGATCTGGTCAAAGAACTGGCGGCGCGGCAGGTCACACTTGAAGTTTGTCCCGGTTCGAATGTCGTTTTGGGACTGTTTCCTGATTTTGTCAGTCACCCGATCCAGAAGCTTCGGGACGCAGGAGTCAAAGTCACGGTCAGTACCGATGATCCTCCATTCTTTCACACCACCATGCGTCGCGAGTACGAGGAGCTTGAAAAGGCGTTTGGCTGGACCGAAGAAGATTTCCGCGCATTGAATGCCACGGCGCTTGACGCGGCCTTCTGTGACGCCGAAACAAAGAAAACCGTAGCCGAGAGACTGGAGAAAATCTGA